Proteins encoded by one window of Streptacidiphilus sp. PB12-B1b:
- a CDS encoding glycosyl hydrolase family 18 protein, producing MPRRPLSTAVAVVCAVAALGAAAANAPAATTPRTRPATATAGVELETWLYPGSPGDSQCSAPTEYADNRVRNGALKPEYWTVTGKGKVSLETVAGGLCNTYSAGDVADIKAHSAYQYPTVSGMTTADVHALVSSSANRSAAVSQLTSLVTANGLSGVDVDLEDYWSWSAADFGNYRTFLGQLAAALHAQGKKLLVDAPAMTGPASFYDYAAVSAEGVDELEIMAYDEEYDTAPGDRCLPITPLAWLKQVTQYAQSQVPDPSRLVIGLPSYGISAPDPCDLDDITGNIQYSAMRQSPGFSTAPATLAARRDPSSGEIRWVSGGTLYDYVDSTALDDKLAVLTALGVTKVSVWSLGGGNPWFTG from the coding sequence ATGCCCCGTCGCCCCCTGTCCACGGCGGTCGCCGTGGTCTGCGCCGTCGCCGCCCTCGGCGCCGCCGCGGCCAACGCCCCGGCCGCCACCACACCCCGGACCCGCCCCGCCACGGCCACCGCCGGGGTCGAGCTGGAGACCTGGCTCTACCCCGGCTCGCCCGGGGACTCCCAGTGCAGCGCCCCAACCGAGTACGCCGACAACCGGGTCAGGAACGGCGCGCTCAAGCCCGAGTACTGGACCGTCACCGGCAAGGGCAAGGTAAGCCTGGAGACCGTCGCAGGCGGCCTGTGCAACACCTACAGCGCCGGAGACGTCGCCGACATCAAGGCGCACTCCGCCTACCAGTACCCGACCGTCTCGGGCATGACCACCGCCGACGTCCACGCCCTGGTGAGCAGCAGCGCCAACCGCAGCGCCGCCGTCTCCCAGCTCACCTCGCTGGTCACCGCCAACGGGCTCAGCGGCGTCGACGTCGACCTGGAGGACTACTGGTCCTGGAGCGCCGCCGACTTCGGCAACTACCGGACGTTCCTCGGCCAGCTCGCCGCCGCGCTGCACGCCCAGGGCAAGAAGCTCCTGGTCGACGCCCCGGCCATGACCGGCCCCGCCTCCTTCTACGACTACGCCGCGGTCAGCGCCGAGGGCGTGGACGAGCTGGAGATCATGGCCTACGACGAGGAGTACGACACCGCCCCCGGCGACCGGTGCCTGCCGATCACCCCGCTGGCCTGGCTCAAGCAGGTGACGCAGTACGCGCAGAGCCAGGTGCCCGACCCGTCCCGGCTGGTCATCGGGCTGCCCTCGTACGGCATCAGCGCGCCCGACCCCTGCGACCTGGACGACATCACCGGCAACATCCAGTACAGCGCCATGCGGCAGAGCCCCGGCTTCTCGACCGCCCCCGCGACCCTCGCCGCCCGCCGCGACCCCTCGTCCGGCGAGATCCGCTGGGTCAGCGGCGGCACCCTCTACGACTACGTCGACAGCACCGCGCTGGACGACAAGCTCGCCGTGCTGACCGCGCTCGGAGTCACCAAGGTCTCCGTCTGGTCGCTGGGCGGCGGGAACCCCTGGTTCACCGGCTGA
- a CDS encoding sensor histidine kinase — protein sequence MSTERPQPAGAESPRMAEVRRRAAERHTRQVARMHEILWMVVALTAAFAFRSHPRPGLSGERLVVSLALAGCLLALVPSAWGRGPRRSVTTTVVLPVLLGVFGTALSALQANSMMEIPVSAAVGMLCARMPLRPALWLSAPLTVAVALAAAGVGSHRVSVEAGLASVLLCVVLGASSAFARQARLGQDRTELLLAELEDSREAGARAAAVAERTRIAQELHDVLAQSLSALAVQLEGARKLAERDQVDPQLQQLIVRGGELTREGLSDARQAVAALRGDRLPTVDQLTALIDRCRRDLALPITLSVSGEPRTPTPEAGLALYRGAQEALTNVARYAAGSPTAVALRYTAGATTLTVSDRGTAAAGGAEAGHVAAGGAGAATITPPARSWTGGGNGLRGMRERIERVGGRIQAGPTAEGWTVEMEIPA from the coding sequence ATGAGCACCGAACGTCCGCAGCCCGCCGGGGCGGAGAGCCCCCGGATGGCCGAGGTCCGGCGGCGCGCCGCCGAGCGCCACACCCGCCAGGTCGCGCGCATGCACGAGATCCTCTGGATGGTGGTGGCGCTGACCGCCGCCTTCGCCTTCCGCTCCCACCCCCGCCCCGGACTGAGCGGCGAGCGGCTGGTGGTCAGCCTGGCCCTGGCCGGGTGCCTGCTGGCGCTGGTCCCCAGCGCCTGGGGCCGGGGACCACGCCGTTCGGTGACCACCACGGTCGTGCTCCCGGTGCTGCTGGGCGTCTTCGGCACGGCGCTGTCCGCGCTGCAGGCGAACTCGATGATGGAGATCCCGGTGTCCGCCGCGGTGGGGATGCTCTGCGCCCGGATGCCGCTGCGGCCGGCCCTGTGGTTGTCCGCGCCGCTGACCGTGGCCGTGGCGCTGGCCGCCGCCGGGGTCGGCTCGCACCGGGTCTCGGTGGAGGCCGGGCTGGCCTCGGTGCTGCTGTGCGTGGTCCTGGGCGCCTCCAGTGCCTTCGCCCGGCAGGCCCGGCTGGGCCAGGACCGCACCGAACTGCTGCTGGCCGAGCTGGAGGACTCCCGCGAGGCGGGGGCCCGGGCGGCCGCGGTCGCCGAACGCACCCGGATCGCGCAGGAGCTGCACGACGTGCTGGCCCAGTCACTGTCGGCGCTGGCCGTCCAGCTGGAGGGCGCACGCAAGCTGGCCGAGCGGGACCAGGTGGATCCGCAGTTGCAGCAACTGATCGTACGCGGCGGTGAGTTGACCCGGGAGGGGCTCTCCGACGCCCGGCAGGCGGTGGCCGCGCTGCGCGGCGACCGGCTGCCCACGGTGGACCAGCTCACCGCACTCATCGACCGCTGCCGCCGGGATCTGGCCCTGCCGATCACGCTGTCGGTCAGCGGCGAGCCGCGCACGCCGACCCCGGAGGCCGGACTGGCGCTGTACCGGGGTGCGCAGGAGGCGCTGACCAACGTGGCCCGCTACGCGGCCGGATCGCCCACCGCGGTGGCGCTGCGGTACACCGCCGGGGCCACCACCCTGACCGTCTCCGACCGGGGCACGGCGGCGGCCGGGGGAGCGGAGGCCGGGCATGTGGCGGCCGGGGGAGCGGGGGCGGCGACGATCACTCCGCCCGCCCGGTCGTGGACCGGCGGTGGCAACGGGCTGCGGGGCATGCGGGAGCGGATCGAGCGGGTCGGCGGCCGCATCCAGGCCGGGCCCACCGCCGAGGGCTGGACCGTGGAGATGGAGATACCGGCGTGA
- a CDS encoding response regulator transcription factor yields MSDSPAPIRVLVVDDQRVTREGLMLLVGLNAGMEVVGGGADGEQAVALARDLRADVVLMDLAMPGTDGLTATATLTREDPGVAVLVLTTYADDASVFPALRAGARGYLTKDAGAEQIEQAIRAVHAGQVWMDPVVQQRLVTAVTAGLPAPAAPAEPGSAAPPVAPGTLPDGLSAREAEVLTLIAQGLSNAEIGERLFLGRATVKTHVNRIFAKTGARDRAQAVHYAFRHGLAE; encoded by the coding sequence GTGAGCGACTCCCCGGCCCCGATCCGGGTGCTGGTCGTGGACGACCAGCGGGTGACCCGCGAGGGCCTGATGCTGCTGGTCGGCCTGAACGCCGGGATGGAGGTGGTGGGCGGCGGCGCCGACGGCGAGCAGGCGGTGGCGCTGGCCCGCGACCTGCGCGCGGACGTGGTGCTGATGGACCTGGCCATGCCCGGCACCGACGGCCTCACCGCGACCGCGACGCTCACCCGGGAGGACCCGGGCGTCGCGGTCCTGGTGCTGACCACCTACGCCGACGACGCCTCGGTCTTCCCGGCGCTGCGGGCCGGGGCCAGGGGCTACCTGACCAAGGACGCCGGGGCTGAGCAGATCGAGCAGGCGATCCGGGCAGTGCACGCCGGGCAGGTCTGGATGGACCCGGTGGTGCAGCAGCGGCTGGTGACCGCCGTCACCGCCGGCCTGCCCGCCCCGGCGGCTCCGGCCGAACCCGGGTCTGCCGCGCCGCCGGTGGCCCCGGGCACGCTGCCGGACGGGCTGAGCGCCCGCGAGGCGGAGGTGCTGACGCTGATCGCCCAGGGGCTCTCCAACGCCGAGATCGGCGAGCGGCTGTTCCTCGGGCGGGCCACCGTCAAGACCCACGTGAACCGGATCTTCGCCAAGACCGGCGCCCGGGACCGCGCCCAGGCGGTGCACTACGCCTTCCGCCACGGCCTGGCCGAATGA
- a CDS encoding GntR family transcriptional regulator, whose translation MVSEGRWQKRERIRAHLLDLVEETRVGAPIPGERQLCEELQVSRPTLRSVVDDLVRDGLLVREHGRGVFVARAKVAQQLTQGGGPALAPTGVDGDWTSSTVDFRSLPAGPRIGRRLQVSPAEEVLRITRLRYVDGDPMAVETLHVPRALVPGLTARDLENDSFYQLLGRGYGILLADAAQIIEPTVVDEAEAELLGVPLHAPALLLERTTRDADGRVVEFTRSVYRGDRYRILTQLSLAARADTGRVLGGSWSAASTVPGADTLVSDPYWTDVS comes from the coding sequence ATGGTCAGCGAGGGCCGCTGGCAGAAGCGCGAACGGATCCGCGCGCATCTGCTGGACCTGGTGGAGGAGACCCGGGTCGGGGCGCCGATCCCCGGGGAGCGCCAGCTGTGCGAGGAGCTCCAGGTCTCCCGCCCGACCCTGCGCTCGGTGGTGGACGACCTGGTGCGCGACGGACTGCTGGTGCGCGAGCACGGCCGCGGTGTGTTCGTCGCCAGGGCCAAGGTCGCGCAGCAGCTCACCCAGGGCGGCGGCCCGGCCCTCGCCCCGACCGGCGTGGACGGCGACTGGACCAGCAGCACGGTGGACTTCCGCAGCCTCCCGGCCGGTCCCAGGATCGGCCGGCGGCTGCAGGTGTCGCCCGCCGAGGAGGTCCTGCGGATCACCCGGCTGCGGTACGTCGACGGCGACCCGATGGCGGTGGAGACCCTGCACGTCCCCCGCGCCCTCGTCCCCGGACTGACCGCACGCGACCTGGAGAACGACTCCTTCTACCAACTCCTCGGACGCGGCTACGGCATCCTGCTCGCCGACGCCGCGCAGATCATCGAACCGACCGTGGTGGACGAGGCCGAGGCCGAACTGCTCGGCGTCCCGCTGCACGCCCCCGCGCTGCTGCTCGAGCGCACCACCCGCGACGCGGACGGCCGCGTCGTCGAGTTCACCCGCTCCGTCTACCGCGGCGACCGCTACCGCATCCTCACCCAGCTCTCCCTGGCCGCCCGCGCGGACACCGGCCGCGTCCTCGGCGGCTCCTGGTCCGCCGCCTCGACCGTGCCCGGCGCGGACACCCTGGTCTCGGACCCCTACTGGACCGACGTGTCCTGA
- a CDS encoding NHL repeat-containing protein — MPMLFPHPDRTPRRIRGIVVPALAVVLVGAGSVAVAATTGHSSAAAPTPATAAVATSGTLSVDHASVVQGGSVTFSYATPAAKVNAENWIGVYADPGNGPVNQVYVGASTSWQYAASASGTVSFSTSALAPGSYVAYYLYDNGYTWLAQPVDFTVTAAPPVTPPAYHAEFGSGTLNSPSGVALDASGNVWVSDTGNNRVVEFSASGADIGGFTPSGSYALNGPTAIAVNAAGDVYVADTGDNRVVEYTSAGAELAVFGTAGGSGELNAPSGVAVNASGQVLVSDTGDNRVVEFAASGGYASSFNAKMGSPTGITVDGSGDIWVANSGLADAGPDAVMEYSASGTWLATLGTGETSVRGGLSDPSDVALDASGHAFVADPDYGWVEEFDTSGPYLDEFGETQPGLLSTPQALAVNGAGDVFVTDTGDNQIVEFAPGG; from the coding sequence ATGCCCATGCTGTTCCCGCATCCCGATCGAACACCCCGCCGCATCCGTGGAATCGTCGTACCGGCCCTGGCAGTCGTGCTGGTCGGAGCCGGTTCCGTGGCCGTGGCGGCCACTACGGGGCACAGCAGCGCCGCCGCCCCGACGCCCGCGACCGCCGCCGTCGCCACCAGCGGCACGCTGTCGGTGGACCACGCCAGTGTGGTCCAGGGCGGGTCGGTGACGTTCAGCTATGCGACGCCTGCGGCGAAGGTGAATGCCGAGAACTGGATCGGGGTGTACGCAGATCCGGGCAATGGTCCGGTGAACCAGGTGTATGTGGGTGCGTCGACGTCCTGGCAGTACGCGGCCTCGGCCAGTGGCACGGTGTCGTTCAGCACGTCCGCGCTGGCGCCGGGCAGTTATGTCGCGTACTACCTGTACGACAACGGCTACACCTGGCTGGCGCAGCCGGTCGACTTCACTGTCACCGCCGCACCGCCGGTGACACCGCCCGCCTACCACGCCGAGTTCGGCTCCGGCACGCTCAACTCGCCCAGCGGCGTGGCCCTGGACGCCTCCGGGAACGTCTGGGTCAGCGACACCGGCAACAACCGGGTGGTGGAGTTCTCCGCGAGCGGCGCCGACATCGGCGGCTTCACCCCCTCCGGCAGCTACGCCCTCAACGGGCCCACGGCGATCGCCGTCAACGCCGCCGGTGACGTCTACGTGGCCGACACCGGCGACAACCGGGTCGTCGAATACACCTCCGCCGGAGCCGAGTTGGCCGTCTTCGGGACGGCCGGCGGCAGCGGCGAGCTGAACGCGCCGTCCGGGGTGGCGGTCAACGCCTCCGGGCAGGTGCTGGTCAGCGACACCGGCGACAACCGGGTGGTGGAGTTCGCCGCGAGCGGCGGCTACGCGTCCTCCTTCAACGCCAAGATGGGCTCGCCGACCGGGATCACCGTCGACGGGTCGGGCGACATCTGGGTGGCCAACTCCGGCCTGGCGGACGCCGGTCCGGACGCGGTGATGGAGTACAGCGCGTCCGGCACCTGGCTGGCCACCCTCGGCACCGGCGAGACCAGCGTGCGCGGCGGCCTGTCCGACCCCTCGGACGTGGCCCTGGACGCCTCCGGCCACGCCTTCGTGGCCGACCCCGACTACGGCTGGGTCGAGGAGTTCGACACCAGCGGCCCCTACCTGGACGAGTTCGGCGAGACGCAGCCCGGCCTGCTCTCCACCCCGCAGGCCCTGGCCGTCAACGGCGCGGGCGACGTGTTCGTGACCGACACCGGCGACAACCAGATCGTCGAGTTCGCCCCCGGCGGCTGA
- a CDS encoding putative Ig domain-containing protein codes for MASISAAALLAAGVVAFTSANAATHAASRAGASASAAHHDYRNACPPAPVHYSSCNALVRTDVTPQTARAGASRAAAVSGYGPSQLQSAYNLASAAASGGSGQTVAVVDAFDDPNAAGDLAVYRSQFGLPACTTADGCFQKVGQDGQAGSLPSPAPADDDWTGEESLDLDMVSATCPNCRILLVESDSASDADLGTAVNTAVSMGAKYVSNSYGGPESPQDTTFDTEYYDHPGVAITASSGDGGFGVEYPAASQYVTAVGGTSLSTANNTRGWTESVWSTSSTEGAGSGCSADDAKPSWQTDTGCSKRTVADVSAVADPATGVAVYDTFNGNGGWNVYGGTSAASPIIASVYALAGAPAAGSTPASFPYADTSALNDVTTGATASCSPSYLCTAGTGYDGPTGLGTPDGTAAFTQNGGSGGGGTAPGSSVTVTNPGSQTSTAGTAVSLQITAADSASGQTLAYRATGLPAGLSISSTGLISGTPTTAGTAQATVTATDGTGASGSTSFRWTVNSPTSGCASGQLLGDPGFESGAKAAPWKATPGVINNQTRSEPSHAGAWDAWLDGYGQGYTDRLSQTVTIPSGCSTATLSYWLHVDTAKRTRQAQDTLKVEVADAAGTTTVAAYSNRDARSGYRHLSVDLSAWSGKTVTLTFVGAENSSPQQTSFVLDDTALTIG; via the coding sequence GTGGCCTCCATATCCGCGGCCGCGCTGCTCGCCGCCGGCGTCGTCGCCTTCACCTCGGCCAACGCGGCGACCCACGCGGCCTCCCGCGCCGGAGCGTCGGCCTCGGCCGCGCACCACGACTACCGCAACGCCTGCCCGCCAGCGCCCGTGCACTACTCCTCCTGCAACGCCCTGGTGCGCACCGACGTCACACCGCAGACCGCCAGGGCGGGCGCCTCCCGGGCGGCGGCCGTCTCCGGCTACGGGCCCAGCCAGCTGCAGTCCGCCTACAACCTGGCATCGGCCGCCGCCTCCGGCGGCAGCGGGCAGACGGTCGCCGTGGTCGACGCCTTCGACGACCCGAACGCCGCCGGCGACCTCGCCGTCTACCGCAGCCAGTTCGGGCTCCCCGCCTGCACCACCGCCGACGGCTGCTTCCAGAAGGTCGGCCAGGACGGCCAGGCCGGCAGCCTGCCCTCGCCCGCCCCCGCCGACGACGACTGGACCGGCGAGGAATCCCTCGACCTGGACATGGTCTCCGCCACCTGCCCCAACTGCCGCATCCTGCTGGTCGAATCGGACTCCGCCAGCGACGCCGACCTGGGCACCGCGGTGAACACCGCCGTCAGCATGGGCGCCAAGTACGTCTCCAACAGCTACGGCGGCCCCGAATCGCCGCAGGACACCACCTTCGACACCGAGTACTACGACCACCCCGGCGTCGCCATCACGGCCTCCTCCGGCGACGGCGGCTTCGGCGTCGAGTACCCGGCCGCCTCGCAGTACGTGACCGCCGTCGGCGGCACCTCGCTCAGCACCGCGAACAACACGCGCGGCTGGACCGAGTCGGTCTGGTCCACCTCCTCCACCGAGGGCGCCGGCTCCGGCTGCTCGGCGGACGACGCCAAGCCCTCCTGGCAGACCGACACCGGCTGCTCCAAGCGCACCGTCGCCGACGTCTCCGCCGTCGCCGACCCGGCCACCGGCGTCGCCGTGTACGACACCTTCAACGGCAACGGCGGCTGGAACGTCTACGGCGGTACCTCGGCCGCCTCCCCGATCATCGCCTCGGTCTACGCCCTGGCCGGCGCCCCCGCCGCCGGATCGACCCCGGCCTCCTTCCCCTACGCCGACACGTCGGCCCTCAACGACGTCACCACCGGCGCCACCGCCTCCTGCTCCCCGAGCTACCTGTGCACCGCCGGGACCGGCTACGACGGCCCCACCGGCCTGGGCACGCCCGACGGCACCGCCGCCTTCACCCAGAACGGCGGCAGCGGAGGCGGCGGGACCGCGCCGGGCAGCAGCGTGACCGTCACCAATCCCGGCAGCCAGACCAGCACCGCGGGCACGGCGGTGTCGCTGCAGATCACCGCCGCCGACTCGGCCTCCGGACAGACCCTGGCCTACCGGGCGACCGGACTGCCCGCCGGACTGTCGATCAGCAGCACCGGCCTGATCTCCGGCACCCCCACCACGGCCGGTACCGCCCAGGCCACGGTCACCGCCACCGACGGCACCGGCGCCTCCGGCAGCACCTCCTTCCGCTGGACCGTCAACAGCCCCACCAGCGGCTGCGCCTCCGGCCAGCTGCTCGGCGACCCGGGCTTCGAGAGCGGCGCCAAGGCCGCCCCCTGGAAGGCCACGCCCGGCGTGATCAACAACCAGACCCGCTCCGAGCCCAGCCACGCCGGAGCCTGGGACGCCTGGCTGGACGGCTACGGCCAGGGCTACACCGACCGGCTGTCGCAGACCGTCACCATCCCGTCCGGCTGCTCCACGGCGACCCTCTCGTACTGGCTGCACGTGGACACCGCCAAGCGGACCAGGCAGGCCCAGGACACCCTCAAGGTCGAGGTGGCCGACGCCGCCGGTACCACCACCGTGGCCGCCTACTCCAACCGCGACGCCCGCAGCGGCTACCGGCACCTCTCGGTCGACCTGTCCGCGTGGTCCGGCAAGACCGTGACCCTCACCTTCGTGGGCGCCGAGAACAGCTCCCCGCAGCAGACCAGCTTCGTCCTGGACGACACCGCCCTGACCATCGGCTGA
- a CDS encoding alkaline phosphatase family protein, whose amino-acid sequence MTDLTRRRLLGTAGAAALASLALPPSLTRALAAAAADPQAAGSLADVQHVVILMQENRSFDEYFGTLPGVRGFADPDALTLSTGNSVFHQPDATHTDGYLLPFHLDTTTTSAQATPGLDHSWTTQHEAWNNGAMDQWVSAKGQMAMGYYTAEDIPFHTALAQAFTVCDNYFCSMLGPTNPNRLYMWSGTVDPGGTGGGPITDDSPAYNNPILSWTTYPERLQAAGISWRVYQEYDNYDDNALAWFKQYANAPAGSPLHQNAMVKRPAGWFEEDARNDRLPQVSWLVAPSAQCEHPNWMPAAGAEYIASKLEAIASNPEVWAKTLFILTYDENDGYFDHVPPPTPPAGTAGEFVDGVPIGAGFRVPTIMVSPWTAGGYVYSEPLDHTSLIRLLETVFGVAEPNISAWRRQTFGDMTGALNLGATVAPFPSDTQLGVAAAAASLVTAQQEVAANPAPQVPTGAQTMPTQ is encoded by the coding sequence ATGACCGACCTCACCCGCCGCCGGCTGCTCGGCACGGCCGGGGCCGCCGCGCTCGCCTCGCTGGCACTGCCGCCCAGCCTGACCCGGGCGCTGGCCGCCGCCGCGGCCGACCCGCAGGCCGCGGGCAGCCTCGCCGACGTCCAGCACGTGGTGATCCTGATGCAGGAGAACCGCTCCTTCGACGAGTACTTCGGCACCCTGCCCGGGGTGCGCGGCTTCGCCGACCCCGACGCCCTCACCCTGTCCACCGGCAACTCGGTCTTCCACCAGCCCGACGCCACCCACACCGACGGCTACCTGCTGCCGTTCCACCTGGACACCACGACCACCAGCGCGCAGGCCACCCCCGGGCTGGACCACAGCTGGACCACCCAGCACGAGGCGTGGAACAACGGCGCGATGGACCAGTGGGTGTCCGCCAAGGGCCAGATGGCCATGGGCTACTACACCGCCGAGGACATCCCCTTCCACACCGCGCTGGCCCAGGCGTTCACCGTCTGCGACAACTACTTCTGCTCCATGCTCGGCCCGACCAACCCCAACCGCCTCTACATGTGGTCCGGCACGGTCGACCCCGGCGGCACCGGGGGCGGGCCGATCACCGACGACAGCCCCGCCTACAACAATCCGATCCTGAGCTGGACGACCTACCCCGAGCGGCTGCAGGCGGCCGGCATCAGCTGGCGGGTCTACCAGGAGTACGACAACTACGACGACAACGCGCTGGCCTGGTTCAAGCAGTACGCCAACGCCCCGGCCGGCTCGCCGCTGCACCAGAACGCCATGGTCAAGCGCCCGGCCGGCTGGTTCGAGGAGGACGCGCGGAACGACCGGCTGCCGCAGGTGTCCTGGCTGGTGGCGCCCTCCGCCCAGTGCGAGCACCCCAACTGGATGCCCGCCGCGGGCGCCGAGTACATCGCCTCCAAGTTGGAGGCCATCGCCTCCAACCCGGAGGTGTGGGCCAAGACCCTGTTCATCCTCACCTACGACGAGAACGACGGCTACTTCGACCACGTCCCGCCGCCCACGCCGCCGGCCGGCACCGCGGGCGAGTTCGTCGACGGCGTGCCGATCGGCGCGGGCTTCCGGGTGCCGACCATCATGGTCTCGCCCTGGACGGCGGGCGGATACGTCTACTCCGAGCCGCTGGACCACACCTCGCTGATCCGGCTGCTGGAGACCGTCTTCGGGGTGGCCGAGCCCAACATCAGCGCCTGGCGCCGGCAGACCTTCGGCGACATGACCGGCGCCCTCAACCTCGGTGCCACGGTCGCGCCGTTCCCCTCCGACACCCAGCTGGGCGTGGCCGCGGCCGCCGCCTCCCTGGTCACCGCCCAGCAGGAGGTCGCCGCCAACCCGGCCCCGCAGGTCCCCACCGGCGCCCAGACCATGCCCACCCAGTAG
- a CDS encoding protease pro-enzyme activation domain-containing protein codes for MTRTATVAFASFALVGASLALAGTSQADTPAPQAKVLAGSHPDWATATADAGVVPAATQTTATVYLAGRNSASLQQYATEVSEPTIDGRANPLYGKFLTAAQAKAEYLASPAQITAVRQWLTGAGLRVTGATEHEITVSGSTAAITRAFGTRIDQYRVGGKLVHAPASDVVVPAGVSSAVLGVLGLSSTTPAVKPDYVRTNASAAGTGSRSGGGLPTVATCSNYWGQRTATGAPAGYTKTTAFDQCSLDPAQERKAYGINASHLTGKGATVAIVDAYASSTMLADADQYAVNHGDKPFKAGQYSEVVDQSAWNNQDACGGPAGWAPEEALDVEMVHGLAPDANVVYVGANSCTDTDLLGAISDVVDNHLADVISNSWGEIMHTTDDQDITSTEIAAFTQVFEQAAIEGIGINFSAGDCGDSSPFAAATGTNCQSDTAYAQADWPDSSPWVTSVGGTALGLATKSGVYGFETDMGTLRSALSPDGTSWTPFPGAFYFGGGGGTSQDFAQPWYQAGVVPSALSHTLMTGAHSATAQRVTPDVAMNGDLYTSVLVGISDGSPYSEAGYGGTSVSSPSFAAVQADAIQAQGHPIGFANPEIYARSGLFTDVVDRQAEHTTTPLSAVADFGLVSGSLRVRLVAFGQDTSLNAVHGYDDATGVGTPTTAYLDSFKSWYGRW; via the coding sequence TTGACGCGGACGGCCACCGTCGCGTTCGCCTCGTTCGCCTTGGTCGGGGCCTCGCTGGCCCTCGCCGGGACCTCCCAGGCCGACACACCCGCACCCCAGGCCAAGGTGCTGGCAGGCAGCCATCCCGACTGGGCCACCGCCACTGCCGACGCCGGGGTTGTCCCCGCCGCCACGCAGACCACGGCCACGGTCTACCTCGCGGGCCGCAACTCCGCCTCTCTGCAGCAGTACGCCACCGAGGTGTCCGAGCCGACCATCGACGGCCGGGCCAACCCCCTCTACGGCAAGTTCCTGACGGCCGCCCAGGCCAAGGCCGAGTACCTGGCCTCCCCGGCGCAGATCACGGCCGTACGGCAGTGGCTCACCGGCGCCGGGCTGCGGGTCACCGGCGCCACGGAGCACGAGATCACCGTCTCCGGCAGCACCGCGGCGATCACCCGGGCCTTCGGCACCCGGATCGACCAGTACCGGGTCGGCGGCAAGCTGGTCCACGCTCCCGCCTCCGACGTCGTCGTCCCGGCCGGGGTCTCCTCCGCCGTCCTCGGCGTGCTGGGCCTGAGCAGCACCACCCCGGCCGTCAAGCCGGACTACGTGCGCACCAACGCCTCGGCCGCCGGCACCGGCAGCAGGAGCGGCGGCGGGCTGCCCACCGTGGCGACCTGCTCGAACTACTGGGGCCAGCGGACCGCCACCGGTGCGCCCGCGGGCTACACCAAGACGACCGCCTTCGACCAGTGCTCGCTCGACCCGGCGCAGGAGCGCAAGGCGTACGGCATCAACGCCTCGCACCTGACCGGCAAGGGCGCCACCGTCGCCATCGTGGACGCCTACGCCTCCTCGACCATGCTGGCCGACGCCGACCAGTACGCGGTCAACCACGGCGACAAGCCGTTCAAGGCCGGGCAGTACTCCGAGGTCGTCGACCAGTCCGCCTGGAACAACCAGGACGCCTGCGGCGGCCCGGCCGGCTGGGCCCCGGAGGAGGCGCTGGACGTCGAGATGGTGCACGGGCTCGCCCCGGACGCCAACGTCGTCTACGTGGGTGCGAACTCCTGCACCGACACCGACCTGTTGGGCGCGATATCCGACGTGGTCGACAACCACCTCGCGGATGTCATCTCCAACTCGTGGGGTGAGATCATGCACACCACGGACGACCAGGACATCACCAGCACCGAGATCGCCGCCTTCACCCAGGTCTTCGAGCAGGCCGCGATCGAGGGCATCGGCATCAACTTCTCGGCCGGCGACTGCGGCGACTCCTCGCCGTTCGCCGCCGCGACCGGCACCAACTGCCAGTCGGACACCGCCTACGCGCAGGCCGACTGGCCGGACTCGTCGCCGTGGGTGACCTCGGTCGGCGGCACCGCGCTCGGGCTGGCGACCAAGTCCGGCGTGTACGGCTTCGAGACCGACATGGGCACGCTGCGCTCGGCGCTCTCGCCCGACGGCACCAGCTGGACGCCGTTCCCCGGCGCCTTCTACTTCGGCGGTGGCGGCGGCACCAGCCAGGACTTCGCCCAGCCCTGGTACCAGGCCGGCGTCGTCCCCAGCGCGCTGTCGCACACGCTGATGACCGGCGCCCACAGCGCCACCGCGCAGCGGGTGACCCCGGACGTGGCCATGAACGGCGACCTGTACACCTCGGTGCTGGTCGGCATCTCCGACGGCAGCCCGTACAGCGAGGCGGGGTACGGCGGCACCAGCGTCTCCTCGCCGTCGTTCGCGGCCGTCCAGGCCGACGCCATCCAGGCGCAGGGCCACCCGATCGGCTTCGCCAACCCGGAGATCTACGCCCGGTCCGGCCTGTTCACCGACGTGGTGGACCGGCAGGCCGAGCACACCACCACCCCGCTCAGCGCGGTCGCCGACTTCGGCCTGGTCAGCGGCTCGCTGCGGGTGCGCCTGGTCGCCTTCGGCCAGGACACCAGCCTGAACGCGGTCCACGGCTACGACGACGCGACCGGCGTGGGCACGCCGACGACGGCGTACCTGGACTCCTTCAAGAGCTGGTACGGCCGCTGGTAA